ACGTTCTTCGCCGCGCGCAGTTGGACCGCGCCCGACAACCTCAAGCACGTCGAGTTCCGGCCCGAGGGCTTCTACTTCCCCGCGGGCGGCGCGAGCGTGTACCACTTCGCCGCGCCGGGCGAGGTGACGCTGGCGCGGCTCACCCGCAGCGGCGACACGAACCGCTACCGCATGGCGATCATGACGGGCAAGTTCATCAAGCTCGCCGCCGACAAGGCCGAGGAGAAGGCCAAGGAGGTCCAGGACAACTGGCCGCACGCCTACTGCAAGCTCGACAACTGCTCGCTGCGGACTTTCGTCGATGGGATGAACTGCAACCACATCCACGCGGCGTACGGCAACTGGCGCGACGAGCTCGTTACGTTCTGCGACGTCGCCGGCATCGAGGCGGCCATCCTGCGCGATTAGCGCAGCCCTGCGCAGAGCGCGATGCGGCCTCGGGCGGGTGAGGGCGCGGGTGGCGATGGGTTGAGACACCGTTGATGGAGACAGCCAATGACCGTCGGTGGACATAACGCGCACGAGCATCTCGCTATCGCGCGCGAGATGGAGGAAGAGGGACTCGCTTTC
The genomic region above belongs to Verrucomicrobiota bacterium and contains:
- a CDS encoding fucose isomerase → TFFAARSWTAPDNLKHVEFRPEGFYFPAGGASVYHFAAPGEVTLARLTRSGDTNRYRMAIMTGKFIKLAADKAEEKAKEVQDNWPHAYCKLDNCSLRTFVDGMNCNHIHAAYGNWRDELVTFCDVAGIEAAILRD